The Virgibacillus sp. SK37 region TTCTTCCTTCGGGATGCGTGTATGTTGTGTCAGTTTTACGATATCCTAGCTTTTGAAGTAATTCTTGTAATTCCTCCAGGCAACCATGAACGTCGCCAATAACATCAATTTTCATTATCCTGACCACCTTTATAGGATGTATATTTCTGTAATTATAGTTGATTTCATAATAAAATTGAATTATTATTATCGAGGCGAATATACAGCCACGGGAATAGTATGGACTGTTTCAGTAACAATTAATTAGGGAATTTGAATACGTAGGCTTTCTGTTTGACGAAAGGGTGTATAAAATGGAATCCGCAAACCGATATGACGAAAACTATGAATCACAATATGAAGTTCATTGGGAAAAATTACAACAAGAGTTAGCGAATGAAAATCTGGAAGAATTTCGAACTGAATTTATGGACATGCACCCATATGACCAAGCAATGTTTTTTATGGAACAAGAGAAAAACATCCGCCTGCAAATTTATTCCTATTTATCTCCAGATGAAATAGCTGAAATTATGGAAAGTATCGAGCTGGAGGATACAACCTCCTACATCACAGAAATGGATCCGCGTTTCGCCTCCATGGTTTTAGAAAAAATGGCAGCAGATAACGCGGTAGATATATTAAATGAATTGGAAAAGGATCAGGTAGCAAGCTTCCTGACCATCATGGATAAAGATGCTGCAGACGAAATTAAACAACTCCTGCATTATGAAGAAAAAACGGCAGGAAGTATTATGACAACAGAGTTTGTGGCTATTTATAAAACAAACTCCGCTAGACAAGCGATGCAGCTTCTCAAGGAAGAAGCACCTGATGCGGAGACCATTTATTATCTATATGTACTTGATGAAGAAAAACGACTTGTTGGTGTGCTTTCCTTAAGAGACTTAATTATTGCAGATGAAGAGACTCGGATTGAAGAGATTATGAGTGAGAAGATTGTAGCTGTATCTGTTGGGAAAGACCAAGAGGATGTTGCACAGATGATCAGGGACTACGATTTTCTTGCATTACCTGTTGTTGACTTTCAAGAGCACCTATTAGGAATTATCACTGTCGATGATATCTTGGACGTCATGGATGAAGAAGCAAGTGATGACTATTCCAAGCTTGCTGGGGTATCTGAGATTGATCGCCCCGACGATAGTGCGTTTCTCTCAGCTAAAAAAAGATTGCCTTGGCTAATTATACTATCATTTTTAGGTATGCTTACAGCAAGCTTGATTGGCCGATTTGAAGAAACACTTGACCAAGTCGCTGTTCTGGCAATCTTTATCCCGCTTATTGCAGGAATGGCGGGTAATACAGGTACCCAAGCTCTTGCTGTTGCTGTAAGAGGTTTGGCAACAGGGGATTATGGAAAGCAAGGGAAGATTAAACTGATTATTCGAGAGGCTGGTACGGGCGTAATTACTGGTACTGTCTGTGGAATAGTAATCACAGGTATTGTCTACCTATGGAAAGGGGATATTTACCTAGGGCTACTAGTTGGATTTTCCATCACAGCTTCTCTTGTGGTCGCAACTATTGCAGGTTCTTTTGTACCTGTTTTGATGGATAAAATGAATATTGACCCTGCCGTAGCATCTGGCCCATTTATCACTACAATTAATGATATTATCTCTGTATTGATTTATTTTGGAATGGCCACTGCATTTATGGGTTTTCTTGTTTGAAAAAGTTGCAGGATAGAAGAAAAAACCGAGTTCCGAGGAATGTTTAGATATATTTCTCATGAACTCGGTTTTTTAGTCGTTCGGAAATATGGTTTTTTAATATATACGTTTAGGGTTACCCATTGATTCGCAAAATGAATAAAATGCGAACTAACTGTTTATGTTTAGAGTATGAAAAGTGACTTTGTTGATGGAAAGCTCGCAGAATTATTGAATCTGGCTATTCCCCCCGCTACGGAAAACACTGCGCTTTTCGGGGGCGGCTGATGAGCCTCCTCATGCTAACGCATTCCGGGGTCTCACCTATGCCTCATCTCCCCCAGAAGTCTCCGTATTTTCCTCCGCTCAGAGTAACTTCTCTAAAAGTATTAGGTTATTATTAGAAGCTGAAATGTATTTCGCGTACAAGTTTGTTGGTCTAAGCCTATCTGGTTCTTAGGGGGGCACTACGCTGTATTCTGCAGTTTAAACCTCATACAAATTGATTGGAATGGAAGATGGCGACTCCAGCCGGAATAGCATGAGGTGAAGACCCTGGACGGAGCGTAGCGGAGGAAGCGGCTGAAGCCATGCCGGCGGAAAGCGTCCATCTGTAATGGAAATCAATGGGTTTATCCGCTTTCTACAGTGGCTTATTAATTATAAAAGTTTCCTCTAGTTGCAGTTTACTCCACCTGCGTAGACGGGAAAAGTTTGTTCCCCACATTTGCAATAGAACTAAAAATTTAATGTTATTTATGGCCAACCCTCTCTATAGGCCAATACACATTTCAATTATTTGGTTCATATAATATGCTGAGGAATGATATGTAAGGGAGAGATACATGATGGCAAGAAAGAAATTTGCGAAGGACCCGATGTTATATATTCATCAGCCACAGGTAGAAAGACCACAAGCACCGATGCAACACCAATATATTTCACCCAGTGAAAGAAAAGAGTCAGCCTCTGCAGATGTACCTGGAACGACTAAAATTAATCCGAATCCAGTAAGAAAGAAAAGAAACTTTTTCACAGAAGAATTTAAGCAGGATATGAACGTTGTCGCTAAAGAAGAAGATGTCCAATCTAAAGTAATTACTGAAGATGAAGCAATCTCCAAAAAGAAAGAAACCGAGATAAAAGAAACAGACCAATCTGTAAGAGAAAAGACAAAGTTCAAAGATA contains the following coding sequences:
- a CDS encoding CotO family spore coat protein, which gives rise to MARKKFAKDPMLYIHQPQVERPQAPMQHQYISPSERKESASADVPGTTKINPNPVRKKRNFFTEEFKQDMNVVAKEEDVQSKVITEDEAISKKKETEIKETDQSVREKTKFKDMTIEEKINYLVNSPVHAPDLRCEVRTEKRNYRGVIKDSKDDIVLMRVGKRNSDTEIPITDILAIRMIGF
- the mgtE gene encoding magnesium transporter: MESANRYDENYESQYEVHWEKLQQELANENLEEFRTEFMDMHPYDQAMFFMEQEKNIRLQIYSYLSPDEIAEIMESIELEDTTSYITEMDPRFASMVLEKMAADNAVDILNELEKDQVASFLTIMDKDAADEIKQLLHYEEKTAGSIMTTEFVAIYKTNSARQAMQLLKEEAPDAETIYYLYVLDEEKRLVGVLSLRDLIIADEETRIEEIMSEKIVAVSVGKDQEDVAQMIRDYDFLALPVVDFQEHLLGIITVDDILDVMDEEASDDYSKLAGVSEIDRPDDSAFLSAKKRLPWLIILSFLGMLTASLIGRFEETLDQVAVLAIFIPLIAGMAGNTGTQALAVAVRGLATGDYGKQGKIKLIIREAGTGVITGTVCGIVITGIVYLWKGDIYLGLLVGFSITASLVVATIAGSFVPVLMDKMNIDPAVASGPFITTINDIISVLIYFGMATAFMGFLV